Genomic DNA from Hydrogenoanaerobacterium saccharovorans:
CACCAGTAATCAAGTGCAAATTTGCAAATACGCTTTACAAAACGGGTTTGTTCGACGTATAATAGATATGCAAACGTGCGGCTTATATGCCGTTGTGTATGGAGGTTACTGCTCCGTATACAGGGTACAGGATGTTCCACCATCCTGTGCCTGCTTTGCACTTAATGTGCCTCTAAACCCATTATATGGCGATTATTGTAAAAAAGCAAGCCTTATCATGATTTTTGTAGTAAATTTTATAAAATGGATAAAGCAACCGCAATTTTGAAAGAAAAGCGGTTGCTTTTTTATGCACGCTGTACGGTAAAACCATTATTATTTTACAAAGCAAACACGCAGTACTTTTGTACTGCGTGTTTTGTGTTTAGCTAGATACAGACTTATTTATGGATGGATTTACGTTTGATAAGTTGAAATGCTATTGCTATCAAAAGAACACATCCACCAATAACGATGGGGTACGAAAAATCTTTTTTAACTGCAGGAATACTGCTGTTCATCTCCTCAAGATTATCCGCTTGGGCAATTATTTTTTCAGCTTTCGGTGCTGTTGCTTCCACATTTTCAGCAACTGCGACCTTGGCTTGTTCGGTTACAGCAGGCTGTTCTGTTTTTTCTGCGGTTTCAACTGCTACTGCTGCTAAGGTGTTATCTTTTCCGCCCGTTTCGGGGTTTACCGCCGTGGTTTGCTCTTTTTGCGGCTCATCCGCGGGTTCAGCTTTTGGTGCAGGTGCGGGCTTGGTTACCTTTACCGCACCTTTGATTGCGCTTGCGCTTACCACGTAATCCGAGCAATGGGTAATGCTGAATTCAATCCAACCGTCATTATCTGCTTTTACGTCTGCTTGGATGAGTTCCAATCTGCCCTTTTCAGGGTTGTGGTAGTAAACATACACGGGTTTGCCTGCGTATTTCTCCAGCTGTACACGAATAACCGTTTCGCCTGGGAGGTTGCCCTCGTAGCTGAAGTAGAGGTTGGTGGTGTCTGCCTCGCCTGTCAGCTTGGCAATTGCATCTTCATTTGGTGAATCGGTGCTGATTCTGGTATCGAACCAGATAACACCCGGCATGTTGTTCTCTACGTTCTTGCCGTCAAACGTCCAGCTGTACCAATCGCCGTTGAGGGTGACCGATTTTTCTTTGTTTTTCATCAGCTCATTTAAGAAACCAGTTGCAACTTTGTAGTCGTTGCGCACGCTGATGTCGGTACCTTTACTCGATGATGCAACCTTATCGGTAAGGTCGGAGGATGATACCATGTTCGGTTCGACATGCTTTCTGTGCTCAGGTTCTGATGAACCACCGCTCGGCTTGTCGGAACCACCCTGTTTCACCAATGCTTTGACAGCAGCTTGTAGTGCTTTTTGTGCATCTGCAATTTCTTGTTTGGTTGCGTTTTCATTGTCCGCAACCGCTTGTGCTGTTTCAATGGCTTTGGTTAAAGCGTCTCTGCTCGCCTGAGTGTATTTGCTGTCTTTTGCCATTTCTTTTGCAGATGCAATGAGTGCAAGCAACGCCTCTTTGCTTGGTTTTTCAGGTTCTTGTTCTTTCACCAAAGCATCAATGGCAGTTTGCAGTGCTTTCTCTGCCTCTGCAATCTGTTGTTCGGTCGCGTTGTCGTTGTCTGCAACTACTTGCGCTGTTTCAATGGCTTTGTTCAAAGTGTCTCTGCTCGCTTGGGTGTACTTGCTGTCTTCCGCCATTTCTTTTGCGGATGCAATGAGTGCAAGTAACGCCTCTTTGCTTGGTTTTTCAGGCTGAACTTCTTCCAAAGCATTGATGGCAGTTTGCAGTGCATTCTCTACATCTGCAATCTGTTGTTCGGTTGCTTTGTTGTTGTCTGCAACCGCTTGCGCTGTTTTAATGGCTTCAGTCAGAGCATCTCTGCTCTCTTGGGTGTACTTGCTGTCTTTCGCCATTTCTTTTGCAGATGCTATGAGTGCCAGCAAAGCGTCTTTGCTTGGCTGTTCTGTCTGCTCTTCTACAGTCACCTTGATTTTTGCGGTAATGTTGTCGCTGTTGATGATACCCGCCTGCGGTAGGAGTGTACCTACAAAGGTGTACTCCCCTGCTTTGCTGCCGTCGTAGCTTTCGGTGTTCCAATCAACGTCTACTTCGGCTGTGGTATCGTTTTCTAATGTAACAATGACGGTATCAGGCAAATTGAGTTTATCTGCATGGGTACCAAATGTTACTGTAATATCCACCGGATTGGCTACACTTTTAATTTTCTTGACAGATGGATTTACAGTAAGCTCTGCCGCGTTACTGGTGGCTGTTGTGGGAACCATGCTATCTTTTGTGTTGGTTACAATGCAACGGAACTGCTTGGCGCTGTCCTCCAGCGTTGTTTTAGCTATTTGATAGGTCGCATTTGTTGCTCCGCTGATGTCTGCCCAAACTGCATCCTGCTCTTTTGTGAGCATCTGCCACTGATAGGTGAGGGTTCCGTTATCTGCAGCACTTGCAGTAATACTGAATACGGCAGGATTGCCTTCTGTTACCGTTTGCGCTGTGGGTTGTTTGTCAATGCTTGGGGTTTCAGAAGTTGGCGCCTGCTCCAGTTCCACTTTTACTTTTACCGCTTCGGCTGGCATTGTAAAGCGGTATCTCCATGTTCCTTCGGGAACATCTTCGGTAACCTGCGTTACGGGTACATCGGTCGCGGTATCGTCTGCTTCTTTAACACTTATAGAACCAAACAGTTTCAAAATATTAATATCAGATACATTGACTGTAACAATTTCGCCTGGAGCTGCCAATTTTTTATCTGTTTTTATAATTGCGTCAGGCTGTTCTTCAATAATAACGCCATAACGTTCCGGCGGTTCTACAGAGGTACCAATAAATTTAGCATCTGCCCAGTTGCCATGGGCACTCCAAATGTTAGGTGATTGAGTTACCTTTAGTGTTACCTTGTTTGCATTTGTAATATCTAAATCTATTGTTTCATACGGCGTGTTACCAAGCATAGTTTTGCTAGTATATCTACTAGCATCGTCTACCAATACCTCGAATACGAGATGAGGTTCGCTGCTTGTATTCTTTTTATAGCTTACTCCTATATCAGATCTAAAACGTGTAAAACCTTTACCTGCAACGTTATAGACAATTGTAGAGTTGGCATGGGTTCCGATACCTTTTTGATAAGTAACTTTTTGTCCGTCGGACCCGGTAAGGCTCATTTCATAACCTTCCCATCCTGTATCCTTTGCAGGATTGCCACTGTTCCAACTGCTGTCTCCCGAATTTGCGCTTTCCCACTCCATATCAGATAAATACGTGGAACTCTCTGAATTGACAACGATGTTATAGGTTTTGGTTGTTTTGCCATTCGAAGCAGTTACGATGACTTTAATTGTGTTTTTGCCAGTGTAAACATTAATTTGTTTTGAAATTGAATTCCCGCTTTCAAAAATTTCAGCGTCGGTTTCGATTGAAATTTTTGCATTCGGTTCAACTGCTTCAGCTCTCATTAAAACTGAAGAACCGGATGTGGTGATGGTATAATCTTGAGTTTCGGGAGTAAATAAAGGTGATAAATTAAGATTTTCTGTTTCTAACGATAACAAGTCTGCGTTATCTTCTTGCGGAACAGTAATATTTACTGTATAAGTTTTTACTTTGCTAATGTTTTCTGCTTTGACAATAATTACAACTTTGTTTAATCCCGCTTTCAAATCTGCAGTGTGTGAAGTTACCCCGTTAATGGTTATTACTGCTTTTGCACGAGGATCTGCTGCAACAGCTTCAAAAGAGACATTTTTTAACTCAGAAATAATACGATAGGTTTGTATTGCCGAATCAAAGCCAGAAATACTTGTCCCGTCCATTTTTAGGTCAGATAGATCTGCATTTGGAGATGCGATTCTACTAAATGAAATTCTATAATATTTTGTTGTAATTCCATCTTCGGCTCTTGTTCTGATTTCGATGTAATTGAGCCCTGCTACAGCGGGAATATTCAGTTCTGTTACGCTATCTGATGTAAAATCGGTAAGTGTTTTACCGTTTGCAATAACAGAAACTAGAGTAGTGCTTTGACTTGCAGCTGCAGACAATGTAAGGGCAGTTTGTTCTGCGGATACATTCGTATTGTAGAACATTTGATTCTTATTAAATTCAAAAGTTCCGTTAATGCCGTTTAGTATCATTGACTCCAAAAAGGCATCACTGTTTGCAATACGGTTTATCTTTACAGAATATGTCTTTGTAGTAGTTTTATCCGGTGCAGTAACCGTAATTGTTAAAGTACTCTTCCCTTTGGGCACATCAAACAATGTTCCGCTTTGAATTGCAGTACCATCCAGCTGAATAGAAACTGCTGCAGATGTTTCCATCGATTTTGCAGATACAGCCAACTGCGCTACAGAAGAAGGAATGGTAACGTTGTAAGCAGTTACATCCGCATTAAATTCCGGTGATAGCGTTGCACCCGCTATTGCCAGACTTTCGAGATTTGCATTGTTAGCAATCGCTGTACGTGCAGGAATTTGATATGCACTAGAGCGAATGCTAGAACCGGCTTTTCCCCATTTATCAACGGGAACAATTTCTGCTTTTGCATATTTTGAGGCATATGCAGGCAAAATAGAAAGCGTTTTTTGCGTTGCATTTTCAATTAATTTGTAAACGCCATCCGTGCTGTCTGCAATATACCAGCGGTACAAAGATGTGCCTTCCGCATCGTTGTCGACATCTTGATATTTGTAGTTTACTGTCAGTGTAGCATCGTCTACCTTCGCAATAGCTGCATCGGTAGCGGTAGGTGCATTGTTTGCATCAACAAATGATATTTTATTTCCATCAACTTTAAAATCTTCAAAAGTAAACTGGGTATTTGAAGGTGAATTAGTAGCAATTAAGCCTATTTTAAAGCTGGAGCCCAATGAGTTATTTGTAACCTCTCTAATCTTTGTCCAATTAATTTCATCTGTTGAATAGTATCCGGTAAAGGTGGTTCCGGATTTCACCAGTTTTAAGTAAATTACATTCTCACTGATATCATT
This window encodes:
- a CDS encoding NPCBM/NEW2 domain-containing protein: MLKKQWVKQKLSLFLAGIIMVTSVLSCTIPVQAAETADVVIDVTDYGADPSGINESTTAVEKAIEYAKTLSEGTPKIIYFPKGEYHFYADYAPVRKLYVSNTVGADQRYTNKRIGILIEDMKNVTIDGGDSLFMYHGDITTFATIRSTNVTFNNFSFDHASPSVVDVTVESKVAGENAIIAYVPECYNYTISGNTINWKGEVGPVTKTPYWQGSGKLAYTQIFDTISGKTWRGSNTLFSNVKSITDLGNNRLKFTYNSGEGPQVGYCFQMRNTTRTTPGTLFWESQNITVKDINAHFLHGFGMVGQLSKDITIDNVDFKARPGTGRTTAGFADFIQMSSIGGKVTIKNCEFSNPHDDPINVHGTFLTVNTVSADKKTFELKYRHNETAGFPQYYVGDIVDFSTKGTMIPVQDSERTVVAVDGPKEGSLDTIRITLDRPVEGITGGNNSFVVENVTYTPEVEIRNNRFIETPTRGVLVSTRKPIVIEDNYFDAMGMSSIFISCDAQGWYESGHTENVIIRNNVFDRPSGSTIYVFPTGSNDPSHQIHSNMLIEDNTFNIESNQTIFDTKSVNGLTIQNNIINRYNPNIELALSADSQTIVAGSSKATTLVSNGTQFNNAVYYFEACKNVQVKNNTYDAGFNQRINLGQYTTAGDIQVEDDDVKIGQNNQKSPVGSIQYMSTNENVATVDANGLVTGKSAGTAEIYAYTVSGARVFESNKITFTVTGTATGENAPTSVEVLSAGNTIDSVNGTMQFSADVKPADKEQSVIWRVRDAYTKNITSVATINNDGLLTASSYGVVEVVATSAADASVYGTKLITITKPKSGKSSLWTVEKDQNSWSVSNDDKLTITAKQGGSWATGSGATNVFLTDIPVGKVDFETTVKLNNKTASDYEEAGIVFFKDHDNYVMVERKHNGGSPKLAVTTETNGSAAEDPRLNDISENVIYLKLVKSGTTFTGYYSTDEINWTKIREVTNNSLGSSFKIGLIATNSPSNTQFTFEDFKVDGNKISFVDANNAPTATDAAIAKVDDATLTVNYKYQDVDNDAEGTSLYRWYIADSTDGVYKLIENATQKTLSILPAYASKYAKAEIVPVDKWGKAGSSIRSSAYQIPARTAIANNANLESLAIAGATLSPEFNADVTAYNVTIPSSVAQLAVSAKSMETSAAVSIQLDGTAIQSGTLFDVPKGKSTLTITVTAPDKTTTKTYSVKINRIANSDAFLESMILNGINGTFEFNKNQMFYNTNVSAEQTALTLSAAASQSTTLVSVIANGKTLTDFTSDSVTELNIPAVAGLNYIEIRTRAEDGITTKYYRISFSRIASPNADLSDLKMDGTSISGFDSAIQTYRIISELKNVSFEAVAADPRAKAVITINGVTSHTADLKAGLNKVVIIVKAENISKVKTYTVNITVPQEDNADLLSLETENLNLSPLFTPETQDYTITTSGSSVLMRAEAVEPNAKISIETDAEIFESGNSISKQINVYTGKNTIKVIVTASNGKTTKTYNIVVNSESSTYLSDMEWESANSGDSSWNSGNPAKDTGWEGYEMSLTGSDGQKVTYQKGIGTHANSTIVYNVAGKGFTRFRSDIGVSYKKNTSSEPHLVFEVLVDDASRYTSKTMLGNTPYETIDLDITNANKVTLKVTQSPNIWSAHGNWADAKFIGTSVEPPERYGVIIEEQPDAIIKTDKKLAAPGEIVTVNVSDINILKLFGSISVKEADDTATDVPVTQVTEDVPEGTWRYRFTMPAEAVKVKVELEQAPTSETPSIDKQPTAQTVTEGNPAVFSITASAADNGTLTYQWQMLTKEQDAVWADISGATNATYQIAKTTLEDSAKQFRCIVTNTKDSMVPTTATSNAAELTVNPSVKKIKSVANPVDITVTFGTHADKLNLPDTVIVTLENDTTAEVDVDWNTESYDGSKAGEYTFVGTLLPQAGIINSDNITAKIKVTVEEQTEQPSKDALLALIASAKEMAKDSKYTQESRDALTEAIKTAQAVADNNKATEQQIADVENALQTAINALEEVQPEKPSKEALLALIASAKEMAEDSKYTQASRDTLNKAIETAQVVADNDNATEQQIAEAEKALQTAIDALVKEQEPEKPSKEALLALIASAKEMAKDSKYTQASRDALTKAIETAQAVADNENATKQEIADAQKALQAAVKALVKQGGSDKPSGGSSEPEHRKHVEPNMVSSSDLTDKVASSSKGTDISVRNDYKVATGFLNELMKNKEKSVTLNGDWYSWTFDGKNVENNMPGVIWFDTRISTDSPNEDAIAKLTGEADTTNLYFSYEGNLPGETVIRVQLEKYAGKPVYVYYHNPEKGRLELIQADVKADNDGWIEFSITHCSDYVVSASAIKGAVKVTKPAPAPKAEPADEPQKEQTTAVNPETGGKDNTLAAVAVETAEKTEQPAVTEQAKVAVAENVEATAPKAEKIIAQADNLEEMNSSIPAVKKDFSYPIVIGGCVLLIAIAFQLIKRKSIHK